Part of the Cinclus cinclus chromosome 10, bCinCin1.1, whole genome shotgun sequence genome is shown below.
ACTTGAACTTTACCTTTAAATCACCCTTTAAAACCACTTTATTAGAATACTCTCCTCCATCCTGGAGCTATTTAAGGTTTAtgctgcccaggagctgcagatgcACGTTCAACATAAAACCTTGCAAGACAACAGAGAAGCCCACAAAAACCCCAGACTGGACACGGTCTGCACTGCACGCCTGCCTCTCCCATTTATGCCAGGACTTGCCAAGTGATGCGAAGCCCTTTGGGAATAAGAGTCACTACAGGATGCGTGGGAGCGAGAGAGCACGAGAGCTCTCCAGGAATCCAGGACAAAACCTCACCCTGACCTCGGCGGGGCTGGGATCCCAGCGAGGGCATTCCCCTCAACCCCgcagcctggaggagaagaagagggagaaggagCGAAACTTTGAGAGAGGCTGGACagccggaggaggaggagggtgctCCGCAAGCCTTGGGGAAGGGCAGCAGAGGCTCCTGCCGAGGGAGTACCTTGTAACTGAGCCGAGAGCGACTCCTGATGCTGCTGGTACTTGAGCGCCGTGGCCTCAGCCTTCCTCAGCTGGCCCTGCAGCTCGTAGTAGAGCATCGCCCCGTACAGGAACCCGAACACCAcggtcagcagcagcagcgtcTGGAAAATCCGCTTCTGTTTCCGGGAGCACATCCCGTTGCCCATGTCCCCGGCGGGGTCCCGAGGGCCCCCGCCCGTCACGGCTCAGCAGCGGGCTGGAGGCGGCGGCATCGGAGGCcccgggaggaggaggaggaggaggagaacgaggaggaggaagaagaaggggaggaggagcggCAGAGGCGGGGCCGGCCCAGCGTTTCAGCCCCTGGGCACGGCCGCGGCTCCCGGGGCGGTCTCTGCGGTGCGGGCGGCAGGGGGACTCATGCCGGGGACGCCGCGTGTGCCTGCGGCCGCGTGCCGGTCCCCGCGGGGGAACAAAGGCAGGTCCCGACCCCGCACTGACGTGTCCCCGCTCGGCCGCGACTCCCCCGCCGCGGGATCCCCGAAGGAAGTCCCGCTCCGGGCGCGGCCTCATTGGGTCGGGCCGCggggctctgccctccctccgGAGCGCATTGGGTGCCCGCCGCGTCCGTCCGCAGCGGGCCGCGCTTCCCGCCCGCCCTCCAGCCTCCAGCGGCGGCCCCGCATCCCCCCAGCTCCTCAGAGCCGCATCCCCCGAGCCCCGCATCCCCCCAGCTCCTCAGAGCCCCGCATCCCATCATCCCCGCATCCCTGAGCCCCTCATGCTCTGAGCCCCTCATGCTCTCAGCCCTGAGCCCGGCATTCCCCGGTGCGGGGCCTTGCGGAGATGAACGGGAGCGGTGGCAGCGGCGGTGACACACAGCGCGTGCCCCAGTGGCACCGGCGGGACCGTCTGGGCTCAGGGGCACCGCGAGGGCAGAGCCCCGAAGAGCCGCTCGCAGCCGAGCACCGGAGGTGTTCGTGGGACCGCAGggtgggttgggttggaagggaccttaaaaatcacccagtgccacccctgccatggcagggacacctcccactgtcccaggctgctccagccccagtgtccagcctggcctgggacgctgccagggatccaggggcagccgcagctgctctgggaattccggCCCAGCCCCTCTCACCCTCACGAGGAAGAATTCCCAATACCCCATCTACACCTCCTCATTgcattaatctatttttttgaGAGCTTGTCGGCAGCGCTTTGTTTTGGGTGTTGATTGTCACAGC
Proteins encoded:
- the LOC134047922 gene encoding proline-rich protein 2-like — protein: MPGTPRVPAAACRSPRGNKGRSRPRTDVSPLGRDSPAAGSPKEVPLRARPHWVGPRGSALPPERIGCPPRPSAAGRASRPPSSLQRRPRIPPAPQSRIPRAPHPPSSSEPRIPSSPHP